One Methylophaga marina DNA window includes the following coding sequences:
- the sufD gene encoding Fe-S cluster assembly protein SufD → MKQLTDITTPFSDIAVNNTIPGQELDWLKTLREQARAQFQRHGLPSKKVEDWKYTSLWALSQETFTHEAQASQLNETRCSEVALLESAYRLVIVDGQFNAELSRIDDLEAGLTLLPLSQALSMSEAVLNQQIDIEKPGLNALNTMLMNEGAYIQVKAGSNITKPIELLVINTGETEKLATHLRHVIDLAKDADLTIVEHYASLNDESVGLTDVISEVNLAENARLNHFKLQHESLSHYHIATLAGKQASTSTWHTNNISLGAKLARNDIHSQLLGEQAHVTMDGMYLVTGKQHVDNHTRIDHAVPNTTSEEIYKGVLDGDSHAVFNGKVIVHKDAQKTDANQSNRNLLLSRTCEIDTKPEMEIYADDVKCGHGSTVGQLDEQQIFFLRSRGLDETSARSLLTYAFAVEVLQRIADLPIRQALSNVIETRLPRGV, encoded by the coding sequence ATGAAACAGTTAACTGATATCACCACGCCATTTAGCGATATCGCAGTCAATAACACAATACCGGGTCAAGAACTCGATTGGTTAAAGACGTTGCGTGAACAGGCGCGTGCTCAGTTTCAACGCCATGGTTTACCTTCTAAAAAGGTTGAAGACTGGAAGTACACTTCTTTATGGGCGCTGTCACAAGAGACGTTTACTCACGAAGCTCAAGCCTCTCAGTTAAACGAAACGCGATGCTCAGAAGTTGCCTTGCTGGAATCAGCATATAGATTGGTCATTGTTGATGGTCAATTCAATGCCGAGTTATCTCGTATTGATGACCTTGAGGCAGGCTTAACGCTACTTCCTCTGTCACAAGCCCTATCAATGTCAGAAGCCGTACTGAACCAGCAGATTGATATTGAAAAGCCAGGTTTGAATGCACTGAATACGATGCTGATGAATGAAGGCGCTTATATTCAAGTTAAAGCTGGCAGTAACATCACTAAACCCATTGAACTGTTAGTGATTAACACAGGTGAAACTGAAAAGTTGGCCACACACCTTCGTCATGTTATTGATTTGGCTAAAGATGCAGACTTAACGATCGTTGAGCATTATGCCAGTCTGAATGATGAGTCTGTCGGACTGACAGATGTCATCTCAGAAGTGAATCTGGCAGAGAATGCGCGTTTGAATCATTTCAAATTGCAGCATGAATCTTTATCTCATTATCACATTGCCACCTTGGCGGGTAAGCAAGCGAGCACGAGCACCTGGCATACCAACAACATTTCACTCGGTGCCAAACTGGCGAGAAATGACATTCATAGTCAGCTCTTAGGAGAACAGGCACATGTGACTATGGATGGCATGTATCTGGTTACCGGTAAACAACATGTCGATAACCACACGCGTATCGATCACGCGGTACCCAACACGACCAGTGAAGAAATCTATAAAGGTGTGCTGGATGGCGACAGCCATGCGGTATTTAACGGTAAGGTTATCGTGCATAAAGATGCACAAAAAACGGATGCCAATCAAAGCAACCGTAATTTATTACTGTCACGTACCTGTGAAATCGATACCAAGCCAGAAATGGAAATCTACGCTGATGATGTGAAGTGTGGCCATGGAAGTACGGTGGGGCAGTTAGATGAACAGCAAATCTTTTTCCTACGTTCACGTGGGCTTGATGAAACGAGTGCGAGAAGTCTACTCACTTATGCATTTGCAGTAGAAGTGCTTCAGCGAATTGCTGATTTACCCATTCGCCAAGCTTTATCCAATGTCATTGAAACCCGATTACCGCGAGGTGTGTAG
- a CDS encoding PglL family O-oligosaccharyltransferase translates to MSSLYFHANIGGSGMRIPNNILVWLLGSVIGFYGLYRFSRSDHIILPRFTWLLLAFPVMALFSGVAAGVVNSTEWFLRLFYIWGGVLFFFALFQFNFTPKKIDQILLWIILASVLHAIIGIAQILYVNDLPGWLPVNQQGEPTGTFQQINNHASFQVTSLMLVFWLLTRPIVKSAHWSMMTLLFIAIFSSTFIISFSGSRVAILGFLLAFPLFVLSRWKYIQTNKKRWGAVILVMSLAIIATHQIDTDKGLSSIGKKTAAMNSGYSGDARLGTYTISFDLVKESPIYGHGIGNFARVWQLAKPDFYEHHPDATLPSQRVSHPHNEIIYWLVEGGLLAGIGLILFGVALLKMLWHLPMSRRYAYAALLLPIILHTQVELPFYISSLHWFIMLVLLFVVFYPSRMKHEKQLSIAANTSLKGLSVISGVVAVAFFTHSMMANLEFRDYLLKRSDPEQVFDMAMENPYFRDLATQVTMSLLYEQSRQIGIRDNIEIFADWVENELNRNPHINLFRLAIRSRLDLKDEKKLVLLIREHKPFILEIRDLIPSKMSVVR, encoded by the coding sequence ATGAGCTCACTCTACTTTCATGCCAATATTGGTGGCAGTGGTATGCGAATCCCGAACAATATTCTGGTTTGGCTATTGGGTAGTGTGATTGGCTTTTATGGTTTATATCGATTTAGTCGATCTGACCACATTATTTTGCCACGCTTTACATGGCTTTTATTGGCATTCCCTGTAATGGCGCTATTCTCTGGTGTGGCCGCAGGCGTAGTTAACTCGACAGAGTGGTTTCTGAGGTTATTTTATATCTGGGGTGGCGTGTTATTTTTCTTTGCACTATTCCAGTTTAATTTCACACCTAAAAAAATCGATCAGATACTTTTGTGGATCATTCTTGCCAGCGTATTGCACGCCATTATTGGCATTGCTCAGATACTGTATGTGAATGACTTACCAGGCTGGCTTCCGGTGAATCAACAGGGTGAACCCACCGGTACTTTTCAACAGATAAATAATCACGCGAGCTTTCAGGTCACCAGTCTGATGCTGGTATTTTGGCTACTGACCCGTCCAATTGTCAAATCTGCACACTGGTCAATGATGACCTTATTATTCATCGCCATTTTCAGTTCAACCTTCATTATTAGCTTCAGTGGCTCGAGAGTCGCTATTTTAGGTTTTTTACTGGCATTCCCTTTGTTTGTGCTAAGTCGTTGGAAATACATCCAGACCAATAAAAAACGTTGGGGAGCAGTGATTTTAGTTATGAGTCTGGCTATCATTGCTACTCATCAAATTGACACAGATAAAGGGCTAAGCTCAATAGGCAAAAAAACCGCTGCTATGAACTCTGGTTATTCGGGTGATGCGAGGTTAGGTACTTATACAATCAGTTTTGACCTTGTCAAAGAGAGCCCGATTTATGGTCATGGTATCGGCAATTTCGCTCGTGTATGGCAATTAGCAAAACCTGATTTTTATGAGCATCATCCTGATGCCACACTACCCTCACAACGTGTTTCACATCCACATAATGAAATCATCTATTGGCTGGTAGAAGGCGGACTGTTAGCTGGTATCGGGTTGATACTTTTTGGCGTGGCATTATTAAAAATGCTGTGGCATTTACCCATGAGTCGACGTTACGCATATGCCGCTTTGTTATTGCCAATCATACTCCACACACAGGTTGAGTTACCTTTTTATATTTCTTCCCTGCATTGGTTCATTATGCTTGTCTTATTATTTGTGGTGTTTTATCCATCACGCATGAAACATGAAAAACAGTTATCAATAGCTGCGAATACCAGTCTCAAAGGCTTGTCAGTCATTAGTGGGGTTGTAGCAGTCGCATTCTTTACTCACAGTATGATGGCGAACCTGGAATTTCGTGATTATTTATTAAAGCGTTCTGATCCAGAACAAGTGTTCGATATGGCTATGGAGAATCCGTATTTCCGAGACTTAGCGACACAAGTGACGATGTCGTTACTTTATGAACAAAGCCGACAGATCGGTATTCGCGACAATATTGAGATTTTCGCTGACTGGGTAGAAAATGAACTAAATCGAAACCCACACATTAACCTGTTTAGGTTAGCCATTCGATCGCGTCTTGATTTGAAAGATGAAAAAAAGCTTGTGCTCTTAATAAGAGAGCACAAGCCATTTATCCTAGAGATAAGGGATTTAATACCATCAAAGATGAGTGTAGTGCGTTAG
- a CDS encoding SUF system Fe-S cluster assembly protein codes for MNDQYQISPEQLKEDVIEVLKTIYDPEIPINIYELGLIYDIQISTSGNVSIDMTLTAPGCPVAQTFPGDVESRVMSVPGVKKAHVELVWEPQWTKDMMTEAAQLQLGMF; via the coding sequence ATGAACGATCAATATCAAATCAGCCCGGAACAGTTAAAAGAAGACGTCATAGAAGTATTAAAAACTATCTATGATCCGGAAATCCCAATCAATATTTACGAACTGGGCCTTATTTACGATATCCAAATCAGCACCTCAGGTAATGTCAGTATCGATATGACGCTAACAGCACCAGGTTGTCCAGTTGCTCAAACATTTCCAGGGGATGTTGAATCTCGCGTCATGTCTGTTCCGGGTGTCAAAAAAGCGCATGTCGAGCTAGTCTGGGAACCACAATGGACTAAAGATATGATGACCGAAGCGGCACAGTTACAGTTAGGCATGTTCTAA
- a CDS encoding type II secretion system protein GspD, translating into MSFGHAAAKISEIEYSDTQLIDVIRTLSELSDSNIIATPDATEKRVTIHLKNTTVLDAVKSICRISDLWYRYDDDTNTYRIMTREEYSQDLIVRESDHIEVFTLLNANVQIVAEAIEDLYGQRVLLSLGREPGERTISGGGSRSGRSGSNSVRNSRSLSGGGGRNNNLIAAGSQIGQSDLTVDQLAQLTQPNAQGVMSNVLDNETLQQVTVQAQPIYVTVNNEHNMIIVRTDDKRVIQSITSLVKRMDIPVPQVMLEMKILNVLLGEDFNSIFNFELQPSGSNQSQQPVLIGNNALPNTGTFVYEFLNSRLRANIEFLERNNRLKVLSNPMVVASNHREAELFIGQEAVLTRGFTFQSATIANGIVVSPAYVETETELEEIGITLRITPRINSDKTVELEIEQESSSIVNGGGSIPIVDDSGNALELPIDTIDTSRLTGTVMAKDNLTVAIGGLIRTSKNNQQRQVPVLGEIPVLGRLFRSTTESEEESETVLLITPRIINTPEQSENIRQTDNAFYKGYNREFPEPPPLPNQFIGDGLFIDTRHISPEPSQTQLFQEMQAYASKTIALPMIERVENNLYEPISIISIAAGLFNDPAIKTVPKASWKRGNYYITVISLFNRSNKVVELNGQKVNGQWLKSWIDTDALSPASQKGSSTYLYLLSEKPFNEMLTPLLN; encoded by the coding sequence ATGAGTTTTGGACATGCAGCAGCCAAAATCAGTGAGATCGAATACAGTGATACGCAGTTAATTGATGTCATTCGTACCCTGTCTGAGCTGAGTGATAGCAATATCATTGCGACACCTGATGCGACTGAAAAACGGGTTACGATTCATCTTAAAAATACAACCGTTCTCGATGCGGTCAAGTCCATATGCCGTATCAGTGATCTGTGGTATCGCTACGATGACGATACCAATACGTATCGGATTATGACGCGAGAAGAGTACAGTCAGGATCTGATCGTCAGAGAAAGCGATCATATTGAAGTTTTCACCTTGCTTAATGCCAACGTGCAAATCGTTGCAGAAGCCATTGAAGACTTATATGGCCAACGGGTTCTGCTCTCCTTGGGGCGTGAGCCTGGTGAACGCACGATCAGTGGTGGTGGCAGTCGAAGCGGTCGCAGTGGCAGTAATAGCGTTCGAAATAGTCGAAGTCTGAGCGGTGGCGGCGGTCGCAATAACAACCTAATTGCTGCTGGTAGTCAGATTGGTCAGTCAGACTTAACGGTCGATCAACTCGCTCAATTGACGCAGCCCAATGCACAAGGCGTCATGTCAAATGTTCTGGATAACGAAACACTTCAACAAGTGACCGTTCAAGCTCAGCCTATCTATGTGACGGTCAATAATGAGCACAATATGATCATCGTCCGAACCGATGATAAAAGAGTGATTCAGTCCATCACCAGTCTTGTTAAACGTATGGATATCCCCGTACCACAGGTCATGTTGGAAATGAAAATCCTCAATGTTCTGCTGGGTGAGGACTTTAACTCTATTTTCAATTTTGAATTGCAACCTTCTGGCAGTAATCAATCTCAACAACCGGTGTTAATTGGTAACAATGCGCTGCCAAACACGGGCACCTTTGTTTACGAGTTTTTAAACAGTCGTTTGCGTGCCAATATCGAATTTCTGGAACGTAATAACCGTTTAAAGGTACTGTCCAATCCGATGGTGGTCGCTTCTAACCATCGTGAGGCAGAACTCTTTATTGGCCAAGAAGCCGTTTTAACAAGAGGATTTACCTTTCAGTCAGCCACCATTGCCAATGGCATTGTGGTTTCTCCAGCTTATGTTGAAACAGAGACTGAGCTCGAAGAGATTGGTATTACTCTCAGAATTACCCCTCGTATTAATTCTGATAAAACCGTTGAGTTGGAGATTGAGCAAGAAAGCTCATCAATTGTGAATGGAGGTGGGTCGATTCCTATTGTTGATGATAGCGGTAATGCCCTTGAATTACCCATCGATACCATTGATACATCACGCCTGACAGGCACGGTCATGGCCAAAGATAACTTAACCGTAGCCATCGGAGGGCTTATTCGCACTTCAAAAAATAACCAACAACGGCAAGTACCTGTGCTGGGTGAAATTCCAGTTCTCGGTCGACTGTTCCGAAGCACAACTGAAAGTGAGGAAGAAAGTGAAACCGTTCTACTGATCACGCCTCGTATTATCAATACACCAGAACAAAGTGAAAATATTCGTCAGACCGATAATGCCTTCTACAAAGGTTACAACCGTGAATTCCCTGAACCCCCTCCACTACCAAATCAATTCATCGGTGATGGTCTGTTTATAGACACCCGTCACATTAGTCCTGAACCATCACAAACCCAATTGTTTCAAGAAATGCAAGCTTACGCATCTAAAACCATAGCTTTGCCTATGATTGAGCGTGTTGAAAATAACCTATACGAGCCAATCAGTATTATTAGCATAGCGGCAGGACTTTTTAATGACCCTGCCATTAAAACTGTTCCAAAAGCTAGCTGGAAACGCGGCAACTATTACATAACTGTTATAAGTCTTTTTAACCGATCCAATAAAGTCGTGGAATTAAATGGGCAGAAGGTAAATGGGCAGTGGTTAAAATCTTGGATCGACACTGATGCACTAAGTCCTGCATCTCAGAAAGGTTCGTCCACATATTTGTATTTGCTATCCGAAAAACCGTTCAATGAAATGCTGACGCCCCTTCTGAATTAA
- a CDS encoding cysteine desulfurase, giving the protein MTQSTYNLAESMLTDFDIAAIRRDFPILNQQVNGHSLVYLDNAASSQKPVQVIEAVDQYYRLDNANVHRGVHRLSQRATDAYEGARSKVRGFLNASSDKEIIFVRGATEAINLVAQSFVRPQLQAGDEILISYLEHHANIVPWQMVCEQTGAKLKVIPMTESGELDLSEFDALLTNKTKIMAVGQVSNALGTVNPVKQMTQKAKAKGIPVLIDGAQAVPHMQVDVQELDCDFYVFSGHKMYAPTGIGALYGKQALLEAMPPWQGGGDMILSVSFEHTEYNSLPYKFEAGTPHIAGAVGLGAAIDYMQSIGVDKLAAYEHALLELATDKLSAIEGIRIIGTAEHKASVLSFMIEDVHPHDVGTIFDQEGVAIRAGHHCAQPVMQYYGIAATARASFAFYNTEQEVDALVKAIHTTQELFA; this is encoded by the coding sequence ATGACACAATCAACATACAATCTGGCTGAGTCGATGCTGACTGATTTCGATATTGCCGCTATTCGCCGTGATTTTCCTATTTTGAATCAACAGGTCAATGGTCATTCTCTTGTTTATTTAGATAATGCGGCCAGTAGTCAAAAACCCGTTCAGGTTATTGAAGCCGTTGATCAGTATTACCGTCTTGATAATGCGAATGTCCATCGTGGCGTTCATCGATTGAGCCAACGTGCGACAGATGCCTATGAAGGCGCTAGAAGTAAAGTTAGGGGCTTTTTGAACGCGTCATCAGATAAAGAAATTATCTTTGTCAGAGGTGCTACCGAAGCGATCAATTTAGTGGCTCAAAGTTTTGTCAGACCACAATTGCAAGCAGGTGATGAAATTCTCATCAGCTATTTGGAGCATCACGCTAATATCGTGCCCTGGCAAATGGTGTGTGAACAAACCGGTGCTAAGCTAAAAGTCATCCCCATGACAGAGTCTGGTGAGTTGGATTTATCAGAGTTTGATGCTTTGTTGACGAATAAAACAAAAATCATGGCGGTAGGTCAGGTGTCTAATGCGCTGGGTACGGTGAATCCCGTTAAGCAAATGACACAAAAAGCGAAAGCCAAAGGTATTCCTGTATTAATTGACGGCGCCCAAGCCGTGCCACATATGCAGGTGGACGTGCAGGAACTGGATTGTGATTTTTATGTGTTCTCAGGCCATAAAATGTATGCACCGACAGGTATTGGTGCACTCTATGGAAAACAGGCTCTATTAGAAGCTATGCCACCATGGCAGGGTGGTGGCGATATGATTCTGTCGGTCAGTTTTGAGCATACAGAATATAATTCATTGCCTTATAAATTCGAAGCGGGTACACCTCACATTGCTGGAGCTGTGGGGTTAGGTGCAGCAATTGATTATATGCAGTCAATCGGTGTGGATAAACTCGCCGCTTATGAGCATGCTCTGCTTGAATTAGCGACCGATAAATTATCTGCAATAGAAGGTATCCGCATAATCGGTACCGCAGAACACAAAGCCAGTGTTTTGTCCTTTATGATTGAAGATGTTCATCCTCATGATGTCGGTACTATCTTTGATCAGGAAGGGGTGGCGATTCGTGCAGGTCATCACTGTGCTCAGCCTGTTATGCAGTATTACGGTATTGCAGCAACTGCTCGTGCTTCATTTGCTTTTTACAATACAGAGCAAGAAGTTGATGCACTGGTTAAAGCTATCCATACCACACAGGAGTTATTTGCCTGA
- the sufC gene encoding Fe-S cluster assembly ATPase SufC, with translation MLTIKNLHASVDGKEILRGIDMTVNPGEVHAIMGPNGAGKSTLSNVLAGRDGYEITQGEVIYKGENLLELEPEERAQRGVFLAFQYPVEIPGVSNVYLLKSALNAVRKYQGLEEVDAMDFLTLVREKMKLVKMNEEFLHRNVNEGFSGGEKKRNEILQMAILEPALAILDETDSGLDIDALRIVSEGVNALRAEDRSIVMITHYQRLLDHIVPDFVHVLSEGRIVKSGDKELAKELEKSGYSWIHDAPEGETA, from the coding sequence ATGTTAACAATTAAAAATTTACACGCCAGCGTTGATGGCAAAGAAATTCTTCGCGGTATAGACATGACAGTGAACCCAGGTGAGGTCCATGCCATCATGGGGCCTAATGGTGCTGGTAAAAGTACGCTGTCCAATGTTTTGGCCGGACGTGATGGCTATGAAATTACTCAAGGTGAAGTCATTTACAAAGGTGAAAACCTATTAGAACTTGAACCTGAAGAGCGTGCTCAACGAGGCGTATTTTTGGCGTTCCAATATCCGGTTGAAATTCCTGGCGTCAGCAATGTGTATTTACTTAAATCTGCATTGAACGCAGTACGTAAGTATCAAGGTCTGGAAGAAGTCGATGCGATGGATTTTCTGACACTGGTACGCGAGAAAATGAAACTGGTCAAAATGAATGAAGAATTTCTTCATCGTAATGTCAACGAAGGTTTTTCTGGCGGTGAGAAAAAGCGTAATGAAATTCTCCAGATGGCCATACTTGAACCTGCTTTAGCGATTCTTGATGAAACGGACTCAGGACTGGATATCGATGCCTTACGCATTGTGTCAGAAGGTGTGAATGCACTCCGTGCTGAAGATCGTTCTATCGTGATGATTACTCACTATCAGCGTTTATTGGATCATATCGTTCCAGATTTTGTACATGTCTTATCTGAAGGCCGTATCGTCAAATCAGGCGATAAAGAATTGGCAAAAGAACTGGAGAAATCAGGTTATAGCTGGATTCACGACGCACCGGAAGGTGAGACTGCATGA
- a CDS encoding GspE/PulE family protein codes for MAIRDKALISAALEQGLITSEQYETARKEARRLQREELSTLCYQLRIPLNRFIHAFAALNDYPFIRPAQCLLDEKRLQRLSPTLCRQLRILPIHPTNDDKSVLSVVTDSPDNPVLKNQLGRIVKADYQLCVTDKATMDYQLQQLSHSQNLLSFDAVSEVSELLNEAYLNRASDIHIEALENYYLVRLRIDGSLQEYGRRYLPEEGVSLISRIKVMSNLDIAENRMPQDGGANHRTPMGNDFDLRIATAPTKFGERVTIRLLGTDNQLFTLQQLGMSDSALEQFSEIIQQPHGIILITGPTGSGKSTTLYAALSQLQCEEINILTAEDPVEMVIDGISQVQMNAKVNFASALRSFLRHDPDVIMVGEIRDTETGEVALKAATTGHLVLSTLHTNSAISSVTRLKDIGLEPFLIGSSLLGVIAQRLARRLCQHCKKPAMADADQLKALSLPEDSEVELWSPVGCPICGGSGYQGRIALFETFWVDDEVEALITENVDELTLRKRAKHFTSLAEDGKEKVLAGLTTFDEMRRLGLLTLFSEEDAA; via the coding sequence ATGGCGATTAGAGATAAAGCATTGATCAGTGCCGCTTTAGAACAAGGCCTTATCACCAGTGAGCAATATGAAACGGCACGCAAGGAAGCACGCCGCTTGCAGCGTGAAGAACTCTCGACCTTGTGTTATCAGCTGCGTATTCCTCTAAACCGTTTTATCCATGCCTTTGCAGCATTAAATGACTACCCGTTTATCCGTCCCGCACAATGCCTGCTCGATGAAAAACGTTTACAACGCCTGTCACCAACACTATGCAGACAACTGCGTATTCTACCTATTCATCCCACTAACGATGACAAATCAGTACTCTCTGTTGTCACCGATAGCCCAGATAATCCGGTTTTAAAAAATCAGTTAGGCAGGATAGTAAAAGCGGACTATCAGCTGTGCGTCACAGATAAAGCCACCATGGATTATCAACTGCAGCAGTTATCCCACTCGCAAAACCTGCTGAGTTTTGATGCGGTATCAGAAGTATCTGAGCTACTGAATGAAGCCTATCTCAATCGTGCCTCAGATATTCATATCGAAGCGCTGGAAAACTACTACTTGGTCAGGCTTCGTATTGATGGCAGTTTACAAGAATATGGCCGCCGCTATTTACCTGAAGAAGGTGTGTCCCTGATTAGCCGTATCAAGGTCATGTCCAACCTCGATATTGCTGAAAACCGGATGCCACAAGATGGCGGCGCTAATCACCGAACACCTATGGGCAATGACTTTGATCTCCGTATCGCGACTGCCCCGACTAAGTTTGGCGAACGCGTCACGATTCGATTACTCGGTACCGATAATCAATTATTTACCTTGCAACAGCTTGGTATGTCTGACAGTGCCTTGGAACAATTCAGTGAGATTATCCAACAGCCACACGGCATTATTTTAATTACCGGTCCAACCGGTAGCGGTAAGTCCACCACCTTGTATGCCGCCCTTTCCCAACTTCAATGTGAGGAAATTAATATCCTCACCGCTGAAGATCCGGTAGAGATGGTGATTGATGGTATTTCTCAGGTACAGATGAACGCTAAGGTCAATTTTGCCTCTGCCCTGCGTAGTTTTCTGCGTCATGATCCGGATGTGATTATGGTGGGTGAAATTCGTGATACCGAAACCGGTGAAGTGGCTCTTAAAGCCGCAACGACAGGCCATCTGGTGTTATCCACCTTGCATACCAACTCTGCGATATCGAGTGTGACTCGACTAAAAGATATTGGGCTAGAACCCTTTCTAATTGGTTCAAGCTTACTCGGCGTTATCGCTCAACGTCTGGCGCGTCGCTTGTGTCAGCATTGCAAAAAACCGGCCATGGCTGATGCAGATCAATTAAAAGCGCTCAGTCTGCCTGAAGACAGTGAGGTCGAGCTATGGTCTCCAGTGGGCTGCCCGATATGTGGTGGCAGTGGTTACCAAGGACGAATTGCTCTGTTTGAGACATTCTGGGTCGATGATGAAGTCGAAGCGTTAATTACAGAAAATGTAGACGAACTCACTTTACGTAAACGGGCTAAGCACTTCACTAGCCTTGCCGAAGATGGCAAAGAAAAAGTATTGGCAGGCCTAACCACATTTGATGAAATGCGTCGTCTGGGCTTGCTTACCCTCTTTTCTGAAGAGGATGCCGCATGA
- the sufU gene encoding Fe-S cluster assembly sulfur transfer protein SufU gives MAHGNNPLCGDALVVYVKMNGDVIEDVSFQGSGCAISVASASLMTESLKGKTLAEAEALYDNVHKALTGEDDAAELSGKLQVLAGVKEFPARVKCATLSWHTVHAAVDNDHDISVSTE, from the coding sequence ATGGCACATGGTAATAACCCATTATGTGGTGATGCCTTGGTTGTTTACGTGAAAATGAATGGCGACGTGATTGAAGATGTCAGCTTCCAGGGCAGTGGTTGTGCTATCTCTGTTGCCTCTGCTTCACTAATGACGGAGAGCCTGAAAGGTAAAACGTTAGCTGAAGCAGAAGCATTGTATGACAACGTGCACAAAGCATTAACAGGAGAAGATGATGCGGCTGAACTCAGCGGCAAACTCCAAGTACTGGCTGGCGTTAAAGAGTTTCCTGCACGCGTTAAATGTGCAACATTGTCATGGCATACTGTTCACGCTGCCGTAGACAATGATCATGATATTTCAGTTTCAACAGAATAA
- a CDS encoding type II secretion system F family protein, whose amino-acid sequence MTEALTILSHIQRGKLRQIVNALNDDISSGKSFSQALEQFESIFGPMALHMIRSAENSGELEPALLRIADFMERKHEIKTQLISTMTYPIVVLLMTIGVFIFMMMTVIPKFAGFFERSGRTPPPEMLQLMGIANFLTTQWYVLLVVFIVVIGGSIYTYSTREGRLYIDIFLLKIPLIGSMISASAMSQITWGLSTLLQSGVSVVKSLEIIGDLIRNTAISGNIIAASESILRGDDMGKSFHKPYIEELIQQMVLVGERSGSMIPIMRDAGQFYEEKIRNITKAIAAATEPAAILLIGGIVGYVYYAFFKSMFSMSG is encoded by the coding sequence GTGACGGAAGCATTAACTATTCTCAGCCATATCCAACGTGGCAAATTACGTCAGATTGTGAATGCGCTTAATGACGATATCAGTTCGGGTAAATCATTTTCACAGGCACTGGAACAATTTGAATCTATTTTTGGGCCAATGGCTTTGCATATGATTCGTAGTGCTGAAAATAGTGGTGAGCTGGAACCCGCCCTACTACGTATTGCAGATTTTATGGAGCGCAAACACGAAATTAAAACACAGTTAATTTCTACCATGACCTACCCGATTGTGGTCTTGTTGATGACTATCGGTGTGTTCATTTTCATGATGATGACGGTTATTCCTAAGTTTGCTGGTTTTTTTGAACGCAGTGGCAGAACCCCGCCTCCGGAAATGCTTCAGTTGATGGGCATTGCCAACTTTCTCACCACACAATGGTATGTGTTACTGGTTGTTTTTATTGTGGTTATTGGCGGCAGTATTTATACCTACTCCACTCGTGAAGGTCGCCTTTACATTGATATCTTTTTATTAAAAATCCCCTTGATTGGCTCAATGATATCGGCCAGTGCCATGTCGCAGATTACGTGGGGCTTATCCACCTTATTACAAAGTGGTGTGTCAGTGGTGAAGTCGTTGGAAATCATCGGTGACCTCATCCGTAACACAGCCATCTCTGGGAATATCATCGCGGCATCTGAAAGTATTTTGCGTGGCGATGATATGGGGAAAAGCTTTCATAAACCTTATATCGAAGAACTGATCCAGCAAATGGTCTTGGTGGGTGAGCGTAGTGGCAGCATGATTCCCATCATGCGTGATGCTGGTCAGTTTTACGAAGAAAAGATTCGCAACATCACTAAAGCGATTGCTGCAGCAACAGAACCTGCCGCGATTCTGTTAATCGGTGGCATCGTGGGTTACGTCTATTACGCCTTTTTCAAATCTATGTTCTCCATGTCTGGATAA